A genome region from Triticum aestivum cultivar Chinese Spring chromosome 2B, IWGSC CS RefSeq v2.1, whole genome shotgun sequence includes the following:
- the LOC123040348 gene encoding plasma membrane ATPase-like isoform X3: MLIALIWKFDFSPFMILVIAILNDGTIMTISKDRVKPSPHPDSWKLLEIFITGIVYGAYLAVLTVVFFFAMTSTDFFSEKFHVRSLRSNKDAMMSALYLQVSIISQALIFVTRSRRWCFQERPGLWLCFAFVVAHIRTGVR; the protein is encoded by the exons ATGCTGATTGCGCTGATTTGGAAGTTCGATTTCTCGCCGTttatgatcctggtcattgccatTCTCAACGACG GCACAATCATGACCATCTCGAAGGACAGAGTGAAGCCATCCCCACATCCAGATAGCTGGAAGCTACTGgagatcttcatcaccggcatCGTCTATGGTGCCTACCTTGCTGTGTTGACCGTGGTGTTCTTCTTCGCCATGACTAGCACCGACTTCTTCAGC GAGAAGTTCCACGTGCGTTCGCTAAGGAGCAACAAGGACGCGATGATGTCTGCCCTCTACCTTCAAGTGAGCATCATCAGCCAGGCCCTCATCTTCGTCACCCGGTCGCGCCGCTGGTGCTTCCAGGAGCGCCCGGGGCTCTGGCTCTGCTTCGCCTTCGTCGTCGCGCATATC AGAACGGGTGTTCGGTGA
- the LOC123040348 gene encoding ATPase 3, plasma membrane-type-like isoform X2, with the protein MLIALIWKFDFSPFMILVIAILNDGTIMTISKDRVKPSPHPDSWKLLEIFITGIVYGAYLAVLTVVFFFAMTSTDFFSKFHVRSLRSNKDAMMSALYLQVSIISQALIFVTRSRRWCFQERPGLWLCFAFVVAHIVSPPHPASLQQWSARVHIQL; encoded by the exons ATGCTGATTGCGCTGATTTGGAAGTTCGATTTCTCGCCGTttatgatcctggtcattgccatTCTCAACGACG GCACAATCATGACCATCTCGAAGGACAGAGTGAAGCCATCCCCACATCCAGATAGCTGGAAGCTACTGgagatcttcatcaccggcatCGTCTATGGTGCCTACCTTGCTGTGTTGACCGTGGTGTTCTTCTTCGCCATGACTAGCACCGACTTCTTCAGC AAGTTCCACGTGCGTTCGCTAAGGAGCAACAAGGACGCGATGATGTCTGCCCTCTACCTTCAAGTGAGCATCATCAGCCAGGCCCTCATCTTCGTCACCCGGTCGCGCCGCTGGTGCTTCCAGGAGCGCCCGGGGCTCTGGCTCTGCTTCGCCTTCGTCGTCGCGCATATCGTAAGCCCACCCCACCCGGCCTCACTCCAACAATGGAGTGCGCGCGTTCATATTCAGTTGTAG
- the LOC123040348 gene encoding plasma membrane ATPase-like isoform X1, with protein MLIALIWKFDFSPFMILVIAILNDGTIMTISKDRVKPSPHPDSWKLLEIFITGIVYGAYLAVLTVVFFFAMTSTDFFSEKFHVRSLRSNKDAMMSALYLQVSIISQALIFVTRSRRWCFQERPGLWLCFAFVVAHIVSPPHPASLQQWSARVHIQL; from the exons ATGCTGATTGCGCTGATTTGGAAGTTCGATTTCTCGCCGTttatgatcctggtcattgccatTCTCAACGACG GCACAATCATGACCATCTCGAAGGACAGAGTGAAGCCATCCCCACATCCAGATAGCTGGAAGCTACTGgagatcttcatcaccggcatCGTCTATGGTGCCTACCTTGCTGTGTTGACCGTGGTGTTCTTCTTCGCCATGACTAGCACCGACTTCTTCAGC GAGAAGTTCCACGTGCGTTCGCTAAGGAGCAACAAGGACGCGATGATGTCTGCCCTCTACCTTCAAGTGAGCATCATCAGCCAGGCCCTCATCTTCGTCACCCGGTCGCGCCGCTGGTGCTTCCAGGAGCGCCCGGGGCTCTGGCTCTGCTTCGCCTTCGTCGTCGCGCATATCGTAAGCCCACCCCACCCGGCCTCACTCCAACAATGGAGTGCGCGCGTTCATATTCAGTTGTAG